A genomic segment from Sciurus carolinensis chromosome 1, mSciCar1.2, whole genome shotgun sequence encodes:
- the Ptp4a2 gene encoding protein tyrosine phosphatase type IVA 2 isoform X1, with the protein MNRPAPVEISYENMRFLITHNPTNATLNKFTEELKKYGVTTLVRVCDATYDKAPVEKEGIYVLDWPFDDGAPPPNQIVDDWLNLLKTKFREEPGCCVAVHCVAGLGRAPVLVALALIECGMKYEDAVQFIRQKRRGAFNSKQLLYLEKYRPKMRLRFRDTNGHCCVQ; encoded by the exons ATGAACCGTCCAGCCCCTGTGGAGATCTCCTATGAGAACATGCGTTTTCTGATAACTCATAACCCTACCAATGCAACTCTGAACAAGTTCACAGAG gaacttAAGAAGTATGGAGTGACAACTTTGGTTCGAGTTTGTGATGCTACATATGATAAAGCTCCAGTTGAAAAAGAAGGAATCTACGTTCTA GATTGGCCATTTGATGATGGAGCTCCACCCCCTAATCAGATAGTAGATGATTGGCTGAACCTGTTAAAAACCAAATTCCGTGAAGAGCCAGGTTGCTGTGTTGCAGTGCATTGTGTTGCAGGATTGGGAAG GGCACCTGTGCTGGTTGCACTTGCTTTGATTGAATGTGGAATGAAGTATGAAGATGCAGTTCAGTTTATAAGACA AAAAAGAAGGGGAGCATTCAATTCCAAACAGCTGCTTTACTTGGAGAAATACCGACCTAAGATGCGATTACGCTTCAGAGATACCAATGGGCATTGCTGTGTTCAGTAG
- the Ptp4a2 gene encoding protein tyrosine phosphatase type IVA 2 isoform X2, which produces MNRPAPVEISYENMRFLITHNPTNATLNKFTEDWPFDDGAPPPNQIVDDWLNLLKTKFREEPGCCVAVHCVAGLGRAPVLVALALIECGMKYEDAVQFIRQKRRGAFNSKQLLYLEKYRPKMRLRFRDTNGHCCVQ; this is translated from the exons ATGAACCGTCCAGCCCCTGTGGAGATCTCCTATGAGAACATGCGTTTTCTGATAACTCATAACCCTACCAATGCAACTCTGAACAAGTTCACAGAG GATTGGCCATTTGATGATGGAGCTCCACCCCCTAATCAGATAGTAGATGATTGGCTGAACCTGTTAAAAACCAAATTCCGTGAAGAGCCAGGTTGCTGTGTTGCAGTGCATTGTGTTGCAGGATTGGGAAG GGCACCTGTGCTGGTTGCACTTGCTTTGATTGAATGTGGAATGAAGTATGAAGATGCAGTTCAGTTTATAAGACA AAAAAGAAGGGGAGCATTCAATTCCAAACAGCTGCTTTACTTGGAGAAATACCGACCTAAGATGCGATTACGCTTCAGAGATACCAATGGGCATTGCTGTGTTCAGTAG